A stretch of the Asticcacaulis sp. ZE23SCel15 genome encodes the following:
- a CDS encoding glutamate-5-semialdehyde dehydrogenase, with product MSEMPLKDLMAYMAKAAKEGAEALRLAGPEVRTKAILEAAKAIRARKGEILAANQADQAAAATKGITKAMIERLVLNDDRVEAMAKGLEEVAALPDPVGRELARWSRPNGLDIARVSTPIGVIAIIYESRPNVTADAAALCIRSANGAILRSGSEALQSALAIFAAIEDGLVAVGLPKTAIQLVPVSDRDAVGLILGGLDGAVSLIIPRGGKSLVARVQADARAPVLSHLEGLNHTYVHADAHPDKAVALTLNAKMRRVSVCGATETLLIDKAVAADLLPKIAQALVDAGCTLKGNSAAQAIFAMDAATEEDWRTEYLDTVLSVRVVNDIHQAMDHIKTYGTEHTECIITENAEAAELFLNSVDSAIVLWNASTQFADGGEFGLGAEIGIATGRMHARGPVGAEQLTTFKYQVRGTGQVRP from the coding sequence ATGAGTGAAATGCCTTTGAAAGACCTGATGGCCTATATGGCAAAAGCTGCCAAGGAAGGCGCTGAGGCTCTGCGTCTGGCGGGGCCGGAGGTTCGCACCAAAGCCATCCTTGAGGCCGCCAAGGCCATCCGTGCCCGCAAAGGCGAAATCCTTGCCGCCAACCAGGCCGATCAGGCCGCTGCCGCCACCAAGGGCATCACCAAGGCAATGATTGAGCGTCTGGTGCTCAATGATGACCGTGTCGAAGCCATGGCCAAGGGTTTGGAAGAGGTTGCTGCACTGCCCGATCCGGTCGGGCGTGAACTGGCGCGCTGGAGCCGCCCGAACGGGCTTGATATCGCCCGTGTCTCGACCCCTATTGGCGTCATCGCCATCATCTATGAGTCCCGCCCCAACGTGACGGCAGACGCCGCGGCGCTGTGCATCCGCTCGGCCAACGGCGCAATTTTGCGTTCAGGCTCTGAGGCTCTGCAATCGGCGCTGGCGATCTTTGCAGCTATCGAAGACGGGCTGGTGGCGGTGGGTCTGCCCAAGACCGCAATCCAGCTTGTGCCCGTGTCGGATCGCGATGCCGTGGGGCTGATTCTTGGCGGGCTGGATGGGGCAGTGAGTTTGATCATTCCGCGTGGCGGTAAGTCTCTGGTGGCGCGGGTGCAGGCGGATGCGCGCGCACCCGTATTGAGCCACCTCGAAGGGCTCAACCATACCTATGTCCATGCCGATGCCCATCCTGATAAGGCGGTGGCGCTGACGCTGAACGCCAAGATGCGGCGGGTGTCGGTGTGTGGCGCGACCGAGACCTTGCTGATCGACAAGGCGGTGGCGGCTGACCTGCTGCCAAAGATTGCGCAAGCCCTGGTGGATGCCGGTTGCACGCTCAAAGGCAATTCGGCGGCGCAAGCTATTTTCGCGATGGATGCCGCGACCGAAGAGGATTGGCGTACCGAATATCTCGATACCGTCCTGTCGGTGCGGGTGGTCAACGACATCCATCAGGCGATGGATCACATCAAGACCTATGGCACCGAACATACCGAGTGCATCATCACTGAAAACGCTGAGGCTGCGGAGCTGTTTCTGAACTCGGTCGACAGCGCCATCGTGCTGTGGAATGCCTCGACCCAGTTTGCTGATGGTGGGGAATTTGGGCTGGGGGCGGAAATCGGTATTGCCACTGGCCGGATGCACGCACGCGGGCCGGTCGGTGCCGAACAACTGACGACCTTTAAGTATCAAGTACGCGGAACGGGACAGGTAAGGCCTTAA
- the serA gene encoding phosphoglycerate dehydrogenase gives MHNEGFEGRYSFPRSRLKVLLLENVHPTAIQAFREEGYDVTTVKGALDEDDLIAAIQGVHILGIRSKTTVTQKVLDAADKLLAVGAFCIGTNQIDLKGCSKKGIAVFNAPYSNTRSVVEMVMGLTVILTRNIYDKSIQMHQGKWDKSATGAHEVRNKTIGIIGYGAIGSQLSILAEAFGMRVIYYDVAEKLTLGNARRYRSLDALLAEADVLSIHVDGRAENKNLMGAAQFAKMKDGALFINLSRGHVVDIDALAAALKSGKIYGAAVDVFPEEPRTNDDPFVSPLTGIKNLILTPHIGGSTEEAQEAIGEFASERLLNFLNRGDTTFSVNMPNVQLSEVEGRHRFLHIHQNVPGVMAAINNIIAKYNLNILAQHLKTNESLGYVIVDVDRGYSKEALEELKAVTGTLKFRSLT, from the coding sequence CTGCACAACGAAGGCTTTGAAGGCCGCTATTCCTTCCCGCGTTCGCGCCTTAAGGTGCTGCTGCTGGAGAACGTCCACCCGACCGCCATTCAGGCTTTCCGCGAAGAAGGTTATGACGTCACGACCGTCAAAGGTGCGCTTGATGAAGATGATCTGATCGCCGCCATTCAGGGCGTGCATATCTTAGGTATCCGTTCCAAGACCACAGTGACGCAAAAGGTGCTCGATGCCGCCGATAAGCTGCTGGCGGTAGGTGCGTTCTGCATCGGCACCAATCAGATCGACCTTAAGGGCTGCTCGAAAAAGGGTATTGCCGTCTTTAATGCGCCCTATTCCAATACCCGCTCCGTCGTGGAAATGGTCATGGGGCTGACGGTCATCCTGACGCGTAACATCTACGATAAGTCGATCCAGATGCATCAGGGCAAGTGGGATAAGTCCGCGACCGGCGCCCACGAAGTACGCAACAAAACGATCGGCATCATCGGCTATGGCGCCATCGGGTCGCAGTTGTCGATCCTGGCCGAAGCGTTCGGGATGCGGGTCATCTATTATGATGTGGCCGAAAAGCTGACGCTCGGCAATGCGCGCCGCTATCGCTCACTGGATGCGTTGCTGGCTGAGGCCGATGTCTTAAGTATCCACGTCGATGGCCGGGCCGAAAACAAGAACCTGATGGGGGCTGCGCAGTTTGCCAAAATGAAGGACGGCGCGTTGTTCATCAACCTGTCGCGCGGCCATGTGGTTGATATTGATGCACTGGCGGCAGCTCTGAAATCAGGTAAGATTTACGGGGCGGCGGTCGATGTGTTTCCGGAAGAGCCGCGCACCAATGACGATCCGTTCGTAAGCCCGCTGACCGGCATCAAGAACCTGATCCTGACGCCGCATATTGGGGGTTCGACCGAAGAAGCGCAGGAAGCGATCGGGGAGTTTGCCTCTGAGCGTCTGCTGAATTTCCTGAACCGTGGCGATACGACCTTCTCTGTGAACATGCCGAACGTGCAGTTGTCAGAGGTCGAAGGCCGTCACCGCTTCCTGCATATCCATCAGAACGTGCCGGGGGTTATGGCGGCGATCAACAACATCATCGCCAAATATAACCTCAACATTCTGGCTCAGCACCTTAAGACCAATGAGTCGCTCGGCTATGTGATCGTCGATGTCGATCGCGGCTATTCGAAAGAAGCGCTGGAAGAACTCAAGGCGGTTACCGGGACGCTGAAATTCAGATCTCTGACCTAA
- a CDS encoding histidine kinase dimerization/phospho-acceptor domain-containing protein — MPDYKPPAKHYVPLGAILAFAGLVIMAAIPDFQPYTAWASLILVAYGLISCYSRLQTYLEVQAAKPAQEIRVKVQPEGPSFQEVLRAMPDPVMVVSGLEPDDIAGRWVVFANKAAMKLFRMEREGGLLVSYIRNPELLEAVDEALFGNVSRSTLFDETGGAQDRFWQSWTSPLPVEGTGKRLALMVMRDETDVRRIERMRADFLANASHELRTPLASLSGFIDTLRGHAKDDEGARDKFLSIMAAQADRMGRLINDLLSLSRIEMNEHVPPTGDADIPLAVKDVVDSLTILSQEKGVAISVTAPKPGLFPVIGDRDQILQVVQNLTDNALKYAPEGSVVEIEVLLDQALPQASAPAEGQASRLMLLRPDRQLNDVYTVVRVRDHGPGIRREFLPRLAERFYRVEGQKSGNKLGTGLGLAIVKHIISRHRGGLVVESVAAEALTPDTLKPDRVVPLPAGETKTWTAFSAYFPQKSVYGQIPVGPRLLNDDLKHTG, encoded by the coding sequence ATGCCGGACTATAAACCGCCCGCCAAACACTATGTCCCGCTGGGCGCGATCCTTGCGTTTGCGGGCCTTGTTATCATGGCCGCTATTCCTGATTTTCAGCCCTATACGGCCTGGGCGTCGCTGATCCTTGTGGCGTACGGCCTGATCAGTTGTTACTCGCGCCTTCAGACCTATCTTGAGGTGCAGGCGGCCAAGCCCGCTCAGGAAATCCGCGTCAAGGTTCAGCCCGAGGGCCCGTCGTTTCAGGAAGTGCTGCGCGCCATGCCGGACCCTGTCATGGTGGTCTCAGGCCTTGAACCCGATGACATCGCCGGGCGCTGGGTCGTGTTTGCTAACAAAGCCGCCATGAAGCTGTTCCGCATGGAGCGCGAAGGCGGGCTTTTGGTGTCCTATATCCGTAATCCCGAACTGCTCGAAGCGGTTGATGAGGCCTTGTTTGGCAATGTCAGCCGCTCGACCCTGTTTGATGAAACCGGGGGGGCGCAGGACCGGTTCTGGCAGTCATGGACATCGCCCCTACCGGTTGAGGGTACGGGTAAGCGTCTGGCGCTGATGGTTATGCGCGACGAAACCGATGTGCGCCGGATTGAGCGGATGCGCGCCGATTTTCTGGCCAATGCCAGCCATGAACTGCGCACCCCGCTGGCGTCCCTGTCAGGGTTTATTGATACCCTGCGTGGTCACGCCAAGGACGACGAAGGGGCGCGCGATAAGTTCCTGAGTATCATGGCAGCGCAGGCCGACCGCATGGGCCGGTTGATCAATGATTTGCTGTCGCTCAGCCGCATTGAAATGAATGAGCATGTCCCGCCGACGGGCGATGCCGACATTCCACTGGCGGTTAAGGATGTGGTTGATTCCCTGACGATTTTGTCGCAGGAAAAGGGCGTGGCCATTTCGGTCACTGCCCCCAAACCCGGTCTGTTTCCCGTCATTGGTGACCGCGATCAGATATTGCAGGTCGTCCAGAACCTGACCGACAATGCCCTGAAATACGCGCCCGAAGGCTCGGTCGTTGAGATCGAAGTTCTGCTAGATCAAGCCTTGCCGCAAGCCTCCGCGCCGGCGGAAGGGCAGGCGTCGCGCCTGATGTTGTTGCGCCCTGACCGGCAGTTGAATGATGTCTACACCGTTGTGCGGGTGCGCGATCATGGCCCCGGTATCCGGCGTGAGTTCCTGCCGCGTCTGGCCGAGCGCTTTTACCGCGTCGAAGGCCAGAAAAGCGGCAATAAGCTGGGCACCGGGCTCGGCCTTGCCATCGTCAAGCACATCATCAGCCGCCATCGGGGCGGGCTGGTGGTCGAAAGCGTGGCGGCCGAGGCACTCACGCCTGATACTCTCAAGCCTGACCGGGTTGTACCGCTGCCTGCGGGTGAGACCAAAACCTGGACGGCATTTAGCGCCTATTTTCCGCAAAAGTCGGTTTACGGACAAATTCCGGTCGGGCCACGCCTGCTGAATGATGACTTGAAACACACAGGTTGA
- the pstB gene encoding phosphate ABC transporter ATP-binding protein PstB, with protein MTTTATTPKFVARDVKVYYGDKPALHGIDIDILDKSVTAFIGPSGCGKSTFLRCLNRMNDTIPSARVDGTILLDGEDLNDRKVDPVVLRARVGMVFQKPNPFPKTIYENVAYGPKIHGLATSKEEMDHIVESSLKKASLWNEVSDRLHQQGTGLSGGQQQRLVIARAIAVGPEVILMDEPCSALDPIATAKIEELIDELRQQFCIVIVTHSMAQAARVSQKTAFFHLGNLVEVGNTEDIFTNPKDQRTQDYITGRFG; from the coding sequence ATGACCACGACCGCCACAACCCCGAAGTTCGTCGCCCGTGACGTCAAGGTCTATTACGGTGACAAGCCAGCCCTGCACGGTATCGATATCGATATCCTCGATAAGTCGGTGACGGCTTTCATCGGCCCGTCGGGTTGCGGTAAGTCGACCTTCCTGCGTTGCCTGAACCGCATGAACGACACCATCCCCAGCGCCCGTGTTGACGGTACGATCCTGCTCGACGGCGAAGACCTGAACGACCGTAAGGTCGATCCGGTGGTCCTGCGCGCCCGCGTCGGCATGGTCTTCCAGAAGCCGAACCCGTTCCCCAAGACGATCTATGAAAACGTCGCTTACGGCCCGAAAATTCATGGTCTGGCAACCTCCAAGGAAGAGATGGACCACATCGTCGAAAGTTCGCTCAAAAAAGCGTCGCTGTGGAACGAAGTCTCTGATCGCCTGCACCAACAGGGCACCGGCCTGTCCGGTGGCCAGCAGCAGCGTCTGGTGATCGCCCGCGCTATTGCGGTCGGCCCCGAAGTCATCCTGATGGATGAGCCCTGTTCGGCGCTTGACCCGATTGCTACTGCCAAGATCGAAGAACTGATCGACGAACTGCGCCAGCAGTTCTGCATCGTCATCGTCACCCACTCGATGGCTCAGGCCGCGCGGGTGTCGCAAAAGACCGCCTTCTTCCACCTTGGCAATCTGGTCGAAGTCGGCAACACCGAAGATATCTTCACCAATCCTAAAGACCAGCGCACTCAGGATTATATCACCGGACGCTTTGGTTAA
- the pstC gene encoding phosphate ABC transporter permease subunit PstC — MTGYLFLALIVFSVASFMFGRSLARRKAAAQGVRGHSLPAFSGWFVAIWSFIPAALILFVLVVFGGRVENAIVQADVPAAVQQLPELNQGLFFQDVRATVNGGMASTTVYDGELKAAFDHKVSQAKSVDNTITLGAYALTFVLALAGAAFAYSRLSPQFRARNSVERWVSAFLVACSVVAILTTLGIILSLLWESLRFFQSVSPLDFLFGTHWSPQIAMRADQVGSSGGFGAVPLFVGTFLIMIIAMCVAAPVGLYSAIYLSEYASPFMRAWIKPVLEILAGVPTVVYGFFAALVVGPSFREFFNWLGAFMPGTPMGEYLMNVQNQMALVAGVVMGIMLIPFVSSLSDDIINSVPQSLRDGSLAMGATRSETIKKVVLPAALPGISGAMLLAVSRAVGETMIVTMAAGLQAKTTLNPLDTVTTVTVQIVTLLTGDQEFDSPKTLAAFGLGLTLFAVTLALNLIAQRIVQKYQEQYD; from the coding sequence ATGACCGGCTATCTCTTTCTCGCGCTGATCGTTTTCTCAGTCGCCAGCTTTATGTTTGGCCGGTCACTGGCGCGGCGTAAGGCGGCTGCCCAAGGCGTGCGCGGTCATTCGCTGCCGGCGTTTTCAGGCTGGTTTGTGGCGATCTGGAGTTTTATCCCGGCGGCCCTGATCCTGTTTGTACTGGTCGTGTTTGGCGGGCGGGTTGAAAACGCGATCGTGCAGGCTGATGTGCCCGCAGCCGTTCAGCAATTGCCAGAGCTTAATCAGGGCCTGTTCTTTCAGGATGTGCGCGCCACTGTGAACGGCGGCATGGCCAGCACCACGGTTTATGACGGTGAACTGAAAGCCGCGTTCGATCACAAGGTCTCGCAGGCTAAAAGCGTTGATAATACCATCACCCTAGGGGCCTATGCCCTGACGTTTGTTTTGGCGCTGGCGGGGGCGGCCTTTGCCTATAGCCGCCTGTCACCGCAGTTCCGGGCCCGTAACAGTGTGGAGCGCTGGGTGTCGGCCTTTCTAGTCGCCTGTTCGGTGGTGGCAATCCTGACGACGCTTGGGATCATTCTGTCGCTGCTGTGGGAATCGCTGCGCTTCTTTCAGTCGGTATCGCCACTTGATTTCCTGTTTGGCACCCACTGGTCGCCGCAGATCGCCATGCGCGCCGATCAGGTTGGCTCCTCTGGCGGGTTCGGCGCGGTACCTTTGTTTGTCGGCACCTTCCTGATCATGATCATTGCTATGTGCGTGGCGGCCCCGGTCGGGCTCTACTCAGCCATTTATCTGTCGGAATATGCCTCACCGTTCATGCGCGCCTGGATCAAGCCGGTGCTGGAAATTCTGGCGGGCGTGCCAACCGTGGTCTACGGCTTTTTTGCCGCCCTTGTGGTTGGGCCGAGCTTTCGTGAGTTTTTTAACTGGCTGGGCGCGTTCATGCCGGGTACGCCGATGGGCGAATATCTGATGAACGTGCAAAACCAGATGGCGCTGGTGGCCGGTGTGGTCATGGGCATCATGCTGATCCCGTTTGTGTCGTCCCTGTCCGATGACATTATCAACTCGGTGCCGCAATCCTTACGCGACGGGTCGCTGGCCATGGGGGCGACGCGCTCTGAGACCATCAAGAAAGTCGTTCTGCCTGCCGCCTTGCCGGGTATCTCAGGTGCCATGCTGCTGGCGGTGTCGCGTGCGGTCGGGGAAACCATGATCGTGACCATGGCCGCCGGTTTGCAGGCCAAGACCACGCTCAATCCGCTCGATACCGTCACGACCGTTACCGTGCAAATCGTCACGCTTTTGACCGGCGATCAGGAATTTGACAGCCCCAAGACGCTGGCCGCCTTTGGTCTGGGTCTGACCCTGTTTGCCGTGACCCTTGCTCTTAACCTGATCGCTCAGCGCATCGTCCAGAAATATCAGGAACAATATGACTGA
- a CDS encoding aspartyl protease family protein — protein sequence MSDINRHHLCRRALIRAGAATCLTGLNPAWGATLSQAADEGSQDAQLAARTTAANQMTVGVFINGQGPYQFVVDTAAEQSVISTELVSLLALTAGRDVMVKGINGLVPASTAHIGKLTLGPFVHRDLTLPVLPRTLLKADGFLGLDVINGTRVTFDFRKRTLRVEAPRYASQRIYAPDITRVKAYGSAGHLRISDCRIDRVLASAIIDTGAEVSIGNTALRDALLSKNGKLSEMGEVTLSGVTGGELIAPTIRVSKLRMQELTFSDAAIAIADVPVFDSWRLQNKPALLVGMDFLRQFAVVSIDYRAQEIRFELADAPPNPRPEVQIEKA from the coding sequence ATGTCAGATATAAACCGGCACCATCTGTGCCGGCGCGCACTCATTCGCGCCGGTGCCGCCACCTGCCTGACCGGTCTTAATCCGGCCTGGGGGGCCACGCTCTCACAGGCGGCAGATGAAGGCAGTCAGGACGCCCAGCTTGCCGCCCGCACCACGGCTGCCAATCAGATGACGGTGGGTGTGTTTATCAATGGCCAAGGACCCTACCAGTTCGTGGTCGATACTGCCGCCGAACAGTCGGTCATATCGACAGAACTGGTCAGCCTGCTGGCTCTGACCGCCGGTCGCGATGTCATGGTCAAAGGTATCAACGGCCTTGTCCCTGCCTCAACCGCGCATATCGGCAAACTGACGCTTGGCCCATTCGTCCATCGTGATCTGACGCTACCCGTATTGCCGCGCACCCTGCTGAAAGCCGACGGGTTTTTAGGGCTGGATGTCATCAACGGCACGCGGGTGACCTTTGATTTCAGGAAACGCACCTTAAGGGTCGAGGCGCCAAGGTATGCCTCGCAGCGGATTTATGCGCCCGATATCACCCGCGTCAAAGCCTATGGCTCAGCCGGACATTTGCGCATCAGCGACTGCCGAATAGACCGCGTGCTGGCCTCGGCCATCATCGATACCGGCGCCGAAGTGTCTATTGGCAATACGGCACTAAGGGACGCCCTGCTCAGTAAGAATGGCAAACTGTCTGAGATGGGCGAGGTCACTTTAAGCGGCGTGACCGGCGGCGAATTAATTGCGCCGACGATCCGGGTTTCCAAATTGCGTATGCAGGAGCTGACTTTCAGCGATGCCGCCATAGCCATTGCCGATGTGCCGGTGTTCGATAGCTGGCGATTACAGAATAAGCCCGCCCTGCTGGTCGGCATGGATTTTCTGCGCCAGTTTGCGGTCGTCTCTATCGATTATCGCGCTCAGGAAATTCGCTTTGAACTGGCCGATGCCCCGCCTAATCCGCGACCGGAAGTGCAGATCGAAAAAGCCTGA
- a CDS encoding Hsp33 family molecular chaperone — MSNDTPPYQDFSARFIIDTLPVHGRVVRLGESLNTILSAHNYPDEIAHLVSEACALAVLVGSALKFEGRLIMQAQGEGCVRYVVADYDTRGGLRAFCRYDEDELKELIAANATEFTSLGARALIGKGTFIMTLDPDGQMDRYQGVTPIEGDSLSLCAEHYFAQSEQIPTQIKLAVSREDSGDGPVWRAGGAMIQAIAGDLSRGETREAFDHIRALFATLGEDELTDFSLETERLLYRLFHEDGVRLSTFKEVYQQCRCSQERVESLVQSFSPEEQNDMIEPDGKVHITCEYCSKTYFISL, encoded by the coding sequence ATGAGTAACGACACCCCGCCCTATCAGGACTTTTCCGCCCGATTTATTATCGACACCTTGCCGGTTCATGGCCGCGTCGTGCGTTTGGGCGAAAGCCTGAACACTATCCTTAGCGCCCATAATTATCCGGACGAGATCGCGCATCTGGTGTCCGAAGCCTGCGCGCTGGCAGTGCTGGTCGGATCGGCGCTGAAGTTCGAGGGCCGCCTGATCATGCAGGCGCAGGGCGAAGGTTGCGTGCGTTATGTCGTGGCCGATTACGATACCCGCGGGGGCTTGCGGGCGTTTTGCCGCTATGACGAGGATGAACTGAAAGAACTAATTGCCGCCAATGCCACGGAGTTCACCAGTCTGGGGGCCCGCGCCCTGATCGGTAAGGGCACCTTTATCATGACGCTCGACCCTGACGGGCAAATGGATCGCTATCAAGGGGTGACCCCGATCGAAGGCGACAGTTTGTCCCTGTGTGCGGAACACTATTTCGCCCAATCCGAGCAGATACCGACCCAGATCAAGCTGGCCGTATCGCGCGAAGACTCAGGCGATGGCCCGGTCTGGCGCGCCGGTGGCGCTATGATTCAGGCCATTGCTGGTGACCTTAGCCGCGGCGAAACCCGCGAAGCTTTTGACCATATCCGCGCTCTGTTTGCCACTTTAGGCGAAGATGAGCTGACAGATTTTTCGCTGGAGACCGAGCGCCTGCTATACCGCCTGTTCCATGAGGACGGGGTGCGGCTATCGACCTTTAAGGAGGTCTACCAGCAATGCCGCTGCTCGCAGGAGCGTGTGGAAAGTCTGGTGCAATCCTTCTCGCCCGAAGAGCAGAACGACATGATCGAGCCGGACGGCAAGGTGCACATCACCTGCGAATACTGCTCAAAGACTTACTTTATCAGCCTCTGA
- the pstA gene encoding phosphate ABC transporter permease PstA yields the protein MTDSVQSSLAETRAAAQPDLKTRVAKRLKSRHAAELRFRAYGILAVSVAVLFLGILLERIIHQGYTAFVTHSITTEVYLDPNRIDPTDIMGANYDQMITEQVMAKMGVNDDEYGTTSGEYKEILSPDLGFKALEALRADPKLLGQKISLTSPIAANADLYYKGEITRDIVEADRNVSDQQMVWMDALKTKGLVTSHFNTYLFTNTNSTQPELAGLLGAIMGSAMMLLVTAVLAIPIGVGAALFLEEFAPKNRWTALIEVNINNLAAVPSIVYGLLGLAVFINWLGMPRSSPLVGGVVLALMALPTVIIATRSSLRAVPPSIREAALGIGASKTQAVFHHVLPLAMPGIMTGTIISLAHALGETAPLLMIGMISFVPGLPESVTSAASVLPVQIFIWENASERAFHERTAAAIIVLLVFMIVMNLAAILLRRRFERRW from the coding sequence ATGACTGATTCCGTTCAATCATCTCTGGCTGAAACGCGCGCGGCGGCCCAGCCCGATCTTAAAACAAGGGTGGCGAAGCGCCTGAAATCGCGCCACGCGGCCGAACTGCGCTTTCGCGCCTATGGCATACTGGCGGTATCTGTGGCGGTGCTGTTCCTTGGTATACTTTTGGAGCGCATCATCCATCAGGGCTACACCGCCTTTGTGACCCATTCGATCACGACGGAGGTCTATCTCGACCCCAACCGCATCGACCCGACCGACATCATGGGCGCCAATTACGACCAGATGATCACGGAACAGGTCATGGCGAAGATGGGCGTGAATGATGATGAATACGGCACGACATCGGGTGAATATAAAGAAATCCTGTCGCCGGATCTGGGCTTTAAGGCGCTTGAGGCGCTGCGCGCCGATCCGAAGCTTCTGGGCCAGAAGATCAGCCTGACCTCGCCGATCGCCGCTAATGCCGACCTTTACTATAAGGGTGAGATTACGCGCGATATCGTTGAGGCGGATCGCAATGTTTCCGATCAGCAAATGGTCTGGATGGACGCCCTGAAAACCAAAGGCTTGGTCACCAGCCATTTCAACACCTATCTGTTCACCAATACCAACTCGACCCAGCCGGAGCTGGCCGGCCTTCTGGGGGCGATCATGGGTTCGGCCATGATGCTGCTGGTGACGGCGGTGCTGGCGATCCCGATTGGTGTGGGAGCCGCACTTTTCCTTGAAGAGTTTGCGCCCAAGAACCGCTGGACGGCCCTGATCGAGGTTAATATCAACAACCTCGCCGCCGTGCCGTCGATTGTTTATGGTTTGCTCGGTCTCGCAGTCTTTATCAACTGGCTGGGTATGCCGCGCTCATCGCCGCTGGTTGGCGGTGTGGTGCTGGCCCTGATGGCCCTGCCGACCGTGATTATCGCCACCCGCTCATCGCTGCGTGCGGTGCCGCCGTCGATCCGCGAAGCTGCCCTCGGTATCGGCGCGTCAAAAACTCAGGCCGTCTTCCACCATGTCCTGCCGCTGGCCATGCCGGGCATCATGACCGGCACCATCATCTCTCTGGCCCATGCCCTGGGTGAGACCGCGCCGCTTCTTATGATCGGCATGATCTCGTTCGTGCCGGGTCTGCCGGAAAGTGTCACCTCAGCCGCGTCGGTGTTGCCGGTTCAGATCTTTATCTGGGAAAACGCCTCTGAGCGCGCCTTCCATGAACGCACCGCGGCGGCCATTATCGTGCTTCTGGTGTTCATGATCGTCATGAACCTGGCGGCGATCCTGCTGCGTCGTCGCTTTGAAAGACGGTGGTAA
- the phoB gene encoding phosphate regulon transcriptional regulator PhoB produces MKPYIIIAEDEDALSTLLQYNLEKEGYEVAQAVDGDEALMMIEERMPDLLVCDWMMPKVSGIEVCRRLRAQTETRNLPIVMLTARSEESDRIRGLDTGADDYVVKPFSMVELIARIRAVLRRIRPGLSEDRVQFGEISVDRLSHRVQRGGRDVHLGPTEYRLLDYLMQHPKRVFSREQLLDAVWGNDVYVEARTVDVHIGRLRKALNDGAEKDLIRTVRSAGYSLDLQA; encoded by the coding sequence ATGAAGCCGTACATCATTATCGCTGAAGACGAAGACGCTTTATCGACGCTTTTGCAATATAATCTTGAAAAAGAAGGTTATGAGGTCGCGCAGGCCGTCGATGGCGACGAAGCCCTGATGATGATCGAAGAACGTATGCCTGATCTTCTGGTGTGCGACTGGATGATGCCGAAGGTGTCGGGCATCGAAGTCTGCCGCCGTTTGCGAGCCCAGACCGAAACGCGCAACCTGCCCATCGTTATGCTGACCGCCCGCTCCGAAGAAAGCGACCGCATCCGCGGCCTCGATACCGGTGCCGATGACTATGTGGTCAAGCCGTTTTCGATGGTTGAGCTGATCGCGCGCATCCGGGCGGTACTGCGCCGTATTCGCCCCGGTCTTTCCGAAGATCGCGTCCAGTTTGGTGAAATCTCGGTTGACCGACTGTCGCACCGCGTGCAGCGCGGCGGCCGTGATGTCCATCTGGGGCCGACTGAGTACCGTCTGCTGGACTATCTGATGCAGCACCCCAAGCGCGTCTTTTCGCGTGAGCAGCTTCTGGACGCCGTCTGGGGCAATGATGTCTATGTCGAAGCCCGCACGGTCGATGTCCATATCGGTCGTCTGCGCAAAGCCCTGAATGACGGTGCTGAAAAAGACCTGATCCGCACCGTGCGTTCGGCGGGTTATTCGCTGGATTTGCAGGCCTGA
- a CDS encoding PilZ domain-containing protein — protein sequence MPHTASKVEIIQPYEMFANRRNEPRFECNDRGCLLFLNSQQTIHCTILDQSASGAQVLFEEIGEIPAEVWLIDLDAHILRRGRSVWTMAHKMGLKFDFIEKLTPGKIPSPKVPRAVYEMWQRLNQPEPPKDDDTFFLD from the coding sequence ATGCCACATACCGCCTCAAAGGTTGAGATCATTCAGCCCTATGAAATGTTCGCCAATCGCCGGAACGAGCCGCGATTTGAGTGTAACGACCGCGGCTGCCTGCTGTTTTTGAACAGCCAGCAAACTATTCACTGTACTATCCTTGATCAGTCCGCCTCCGGGGCACAGGTTCTGTTTGAAGAGATCGGCGAAATCCCGGCCGAGGTCTGGCTGATCGATCTGGATGCGCATATTCTGCGGCGCGGGCGTTCGGTCTGGACTATGGCGCACAAGATGGGGCTGAAATTCGACTTCATCGAAAAACTGACGCCGGGCAAGATTCCTTCCCCCAAAGTACCGCGCGCGGTCTATGAGATGTGGCAGAGACTGAACCAGCCCGAACCACCCAAAGACGACGACACTTTCTTTTTGGATTAA